From the Lathyrus oleraceus cultivar Zhongwan6 chromosome 3, CAAS_Psat_ZW6_1.0, whole genome shotgun sequence genome, the window GAAGTGGAAAAAGCTTCTCGCAGTAATGATTGGGAGGTTGTATCTCTCACGGCGTCGACTTATGCAGCTGCACCTGGACCTGTTGTAGTTGAGTTGAAGGATGATGACAAGGAAGATGCTTATGAACCAAATGAAACTGAGACATCAAATGCTTTGTTCATGTCTGGTCACTTTGCGTTTCCACCCAGTCGGCATGAAAATTTGCCATTGGAACCTGACTATGGTGAGATTCAAAATGAATCTGGAGATAAAGATAATGCCTCTGAAGAGACTCGTGAAGAAGTGACCAGGCCTAGTGGAAAGGAGGAAGAAAACTTGACATTAGCAGGGTTGGATGTGTCAAAGGAGTTTGAGGGTATGCAGTATTATGACGAGAAAATCCACGAATTATCTGTTCATGGAAAACAGTTTGAGGAAGGTGCAACTCTACCAGATTTTGGTTTGACCGTAAAAGAGGAAAGTATGTATCACCCTGCAAAATACACTTCTTTCCCCAGTGAAACAGATATTGGCACTGTGAGAGCATATGGTGAAAGCATAGTTGAGTCTGAAACAACCGAATCAGCAGAGCAAGAGACAAATATGTCTCCTGATGATTTATCACTGTCAAAGAACTCTTCCCAAGATGACAAACAAAACCCTTCAGATCTTCCTTGCGGAGCTTGGTGGAAGCGAAGAGCTGCCTCCATATATGCTCATGCAAAGGAGGCAAATACATTTTGGTCTGTTTTCATTGCAGCAACAGTGATGGGTCTGGTGATGCTTGGTCAACGCTGGCAACGCGAAAAAGCTTTACACCTTAAGTGGCAAATCAGTATCACTGATGAGGTATATTTATCATTCTTCTAAGAAATTTTTATTTATTCTTTGGTAAAAATGAAGCATAAAACACTGTTTATATGTGTTGCACATAAAGATGCTTGATGTGTTGTTCATTATTTTGGATTCTTTTTGTTGATTATTCATTCCAATTGTGTAAGATGTACTGATTTTTAACCAACATATCATGATATAACACTAATTAGTCATGATACCATGTTTCTAATGTGTAGTAATTTTTGCATCAGTATCAACTTGACTTACACTTTAAAAATGAAGAATGTTATGAGTAACTTTTGAGCAAtgttatatttattttctttatttgAAATATGATCCGTAATATGATTTTGAAGAACTTAACTTTTGAATTTCCTCATCCTATACAGCTATATAAATCTCTCAATTTTATGTAACTTAATGCTTAGACTTCCATGTTCGATTCTTTTTTAGTGTTTAAAAAATCTTAACATTCCAATAGTAACCGTTTCTGCAGGCAAAGAGCAGGGCGCTTTCTCCCATGATTCGACTCAAAGATGTGATTGTTGGTGGCGGCCATCGCCGTGGCTCCTTTATCAGGGAAAGCTCCTCCGCTGAAGGTTAAGGTAAAAATGACTCCATGAATGTAGCTCCTAGTCGTAAAAGTCTAAAAGCTAAGATGATGACGAAAAATTGAATGTCAAGAGAGATTGAGAATGAGGCATATTACGTTTGTGAAGTGCAGGTTTAATACTAGGATTGCTTGACCTTTACCAAATTATGAATGCTGTTGTTCAAACATTTTATATTGTGAATTTTCCGGATCTTTTCCTTGATTTGCATTGTATAGCTCCCGATGTAATTCAACTTATTAAGCTATGTATGCTTGCTATGTGGAATTGGCAAAGTATACACCAAATATCTTATGTAAATTAAACTAATGAAGTGATTGTTTTTATGGCGGGTGTTTGGTTTTCCTCAGACTCTAACTACATATGTCAATAGTTTCTTGGCTCAAATGGCCGAGCTGCAGGGCATTTATGAATTTAGATTTACTCTTCAATATTGATGAGCAGCTAGTGGGGATTAGGATCTCTAATGTTGGAAAAAAATGGCGAAATAATGTGGAAGATATACAAAGAGGGGGAGAGTTTAGGAATGAGAAAAATGGTGAAAGATTGATTAGGGAGAGGAAAAAAATTGAGAGTATCCATTTCCGGCTAGTTGGGGCATTCTTCACTTTGCACGAGATTCAGTCACCAGATGTAGGACCTCTTACAAGAGATTCTGTTTCAAAAAAATTCTGGTTGGTTCAACCCACAATAAGTCCCACGAAAATACTTGGATACTAGTCCCTAGGGAGGGGTGTAATCGCTTTGATTTGAGTTGGTTTTTGACTAAAAAATTATTCGAGTTGATGATATTTTTTTCATCGGTTTGATTtagtttgattttttttttaaaaatagaatCAAATCAAATTAAATGGATTTATTCGGTTTGATTGAGTGTCTTCCAACACttttttttcaaatattatatttatttatattctctattatcatatttttttatattttttaaaataatacATTGTAATATATTTCATAGTctatttttcaaacaatttaCAAGTTGTTTTTAATCTATTCAAAAGATAGACATGATTTTCATTACATTATAAAATAAGTTTATCGAATATAAAAGTTGACACGAGGTATGAGAAGGATGAAAAATGATTTGAAAGATTAACAAATAAAACACATAAAAAAAAGTTTTTATGATTTATGTTCCTATTTGTTATGTTTAGAATTTGATTTTGACTTTCGGTTCGATTCATTGATTTGATggtttttaaaaattaaaattgagAATCAAACCAAATCACTTTttatttgtttggttgtttttgAATCGAACCAAAATCaataattttttatttgatttcgtttaaataattagaaaaattattttaatttattaagaATGATTTGTGTTAATAGAATTTCTCTAGATCCCACGTCACTAAACATAGGAGGAGAGTTTTTTTTTGGACTAAATATATCCTAATTGTTGATATATgatatttaaataattaattttttactACTTTCAAAAATTGTGATAGGAATGTATTTCCATTTATATCATATGTCTCCTCTATATAAATAACTATTTTCAACATTTCAATAACTAAAGAAATATTTATATTCAGTATAATATTTAGAGTAATGTTTTTATTCAACTGCTAAGGTTAATCATGTTTTTTTATTTGATTGTTCTTTAAATATAAGTTAACTGCAAGCCATCGATGACATTGTTAAAGTTGATGTCGtctatttatttatttgattGCCCTTTGTTCACGAGTCAATCGAAAGTTATTAGTGATAGTCATCAAATCAATTATCAGAGTCAATATTAATGTTGTCGTCGTCGATACCATACTCGTATGTCGCTACTGGAATCAGACGACGACGATCTATTGTTTGCCGCTACGCCATCAAGCGTCAAGCTACACACCACCACAATCTTCAACGCCTCCTAACATGTGGGATACACGTATCACTTTCCCTTCGTCGTTGACACCATCTGACTTGTCTTGTCGTTTTGTGTCATTTTGGACTATCAATAGTGTGTGAGTCCTACTTTTGAGAGGTAATTCAAAGTTTCCTTTTCAAATGGTTGATTTTTTGATAGTTTTTTTTGTTGTATGGACTTCGTAAGTCATTATGTGTTCACTCCAACCTACCACTgatgttttattttatcttgGTCCTACTTTTGAGAGGTAATTCAAAGTTTCCTTTTCAAATGGTTAATTTTTTGATAGTTTGTTTTGCTGTATGGACTTCGTAAGTCATTTTGTGTTCACTCCAACCTACCACTgatgttttattttatcttgGTTGGTGCAAATTTATCTTCTAACATCATTCAAAGGTAATTTTGATTAATAGTTTGATGGTCGTCCAATATGTTTCATCTCCAACTACTCTAGCTCATTTTGATACTTCTAAAACTTGATTATTCAACCGTGTGGGGTCATGGATTTTTTATTTCGGCGCTTCTAATCATGTAGTGGTAACATGTCTTTAATCTCTAACTTGCCACATCTTAAAATATCTAACAATATTACTCTTTTGATAATGGTTATAAGGTACAAGTTATTGGTATTAGTCAAACTTCATCTATACAATCTCTATCATTGAACTATGTGTTATTGTACTTAATTGTCCTTTTAATTTGATTTCGATCAGTAAACTTACTTGATCACTTAATTGTTCCATGCCATTCTCTTTAGAGTCTTTCTCTATACATGACTAAAGTGCGAAAAAGACGATTAGAATAAGATCTGAATCACACGATCTATATTatcttcatcatcatccatcCACTATTTGTGGCATTTATGTATCTTTACATATTTTTGAACGTCGTTTGGGTCATTTAAGTGTAGATAAATTAAAAGTGTTAATTCCTTAAATTTCACATTTAAAGTCATTAGATTGTGAGCCATGTCAGCTTAATAAAATGTAAAAGCATCTGTTCCAAGTAGTTTCAACAAAAGATTCATGTCTCTTTTTAATGTTGTTCATTATGATGTTTGGGGTCCTGGTTGGGTGCAGTCTACTATAAGATACATATATGTCACTTTCATTGATGATTTTTATAGATGACCTAAATCACTATTTAAAGTATTATTCACAATTATTGGATGTCTTTTAGGTGTTTTGTTCAAAGAGAAAGAACctatttgaaaaaaataatttgaattttaTGGAGTGACAACGCAAGCAAATATTTGTATACATCATTTAACTCTTTCATGACTGTTAATGGTATTATACATATCAATCAAGTTGTCTCCATACAAAACAAAAAAATAGTGTCATTGAAAGAAAACATCATCATTTAGTTTATACAACTCGAACCCTATTGATCAATGCCCCCACACTTATTAAATTTTGGGGTCATGTTATTCTCACTGCCTTTTATTTGATAAATCACATTCCATCCTCTGCATTGGATAATGAGATCCCAATCCCATCCTTGTTTTCCAAGGACCTTCTCTATGTGTTCGACTTTACATGTTTTGGTCATCTGTGTATTTTGAGATATTCTAAAACTCAAAAACGGTTTTGGTGTTGTTATACATCTTCACCTCATTTTTTGTATTTGATCATATCTTACTTTATTTGAAGATACATTATTCTTTGTTTCACCTCTCTTGTAGTTCTATGAAAGATGCTATTACTAAAGTGATACATACTCATCTATTTGAGATATTTGTATTTATTAAAAATTCTCAATAGTTACAAGGTAACCATGAGTGAGTTATGCGACTATGGTATTATTTATGAGCGTCAAAGTGTTAAAACTCCATAAAAAAATCCTATTAATTCTAGTATTCACTATTACAAATAATCCCTTTTACCTCGGTTGAAAAATGAATTTTACCTCGATTTTATAGACGAGATAATGAAGGGAAACATGAAAATTCACTATTTTTTTCTCAGATAAAGTTCCACTGAGGAGAAAAAATATACCGGTCATGAGTTCGATCCCTAGTAACAAcattttttgaattttcaaaattgCGCTATTTTTTACCTTGGTTTTAAATAATATTCGAGGGATAAAATTATGTTTACAAAAGTTTGGTTTTAACCGGTTTTTTCGTTTTAATCTGCAAAATAACAAATAAACAGAATCAATAGAATCATTAAatattaaatctcaacaacaacattaaacGTTTTACTCgatacaacaacaacatcaacaacaaaaacaacattaAACGTTTTACTCGATACAACAACAACTAACATTAATAAGTTACTTTCATGATTTCTTAACTAAAATTAAACATTTTAAACAAAAATTACTAGAGAAGAGATTACGTTAAGAAATCAACCTTGAAACATTTCCGTTTTCATACCCTCATTATCATTATGTTAAGTTTACATTTCAGCACTTTGTATCCAAGATGGATAGTTGTGGCATTCAGGTTATGATTGACTCGTGAGAGTTTCACGCGGATCGTTAATGTTTCATATAGATTGATGAGTTACAATGTCTTAATCATTGTTACTTTATAAATGGACGACAAATATTCGTTACTTAATTTTTTCATCAAATAGgtcataaataaaaaataaaatacaCTACTTTACCTCATCGATTTCCAACTCAACCGAGATAATAGGtcataaaaaaattaaaaattaaaaggTGATGAAATATAGTTGCTGAAATTCAAAGATGTATCCTCTAAATACTTTAGCCCTTGAATTT encodes:
- the LOC127127075 gene encoding ATG8-interacting protein 2 isoform X2, with protein sequence MVLMNHLDRIMIMERTLQPMKHGYSLLGKVSVPVRVRYLYEKMAGTEDEVEKASRSNDWEVVSLTASTYAAAPGPVVVELKDDDKEDAYEPNETETSNALFMSGHFAFPPSRHENLPLEPDYGEIQNESGDKDNASEETREEVTRPSGKEEENLTLAGLDVSKEFEGMQYYDEKIHELSVHGKQFEEGATLPDFGLTVKEESMYHPAKYTSFPSETDIGTVRAYGESIVESETTESAEQETNMSPDDLSLSKNSSQDDKQNPSDLPCGAWWKRRAASIYAHAKEANTFWSVFIAATVMGLVMLGQRWQREKALHLKWQISITDE
- the LOC127127075 gene encoding ATG8-interacting protein 2 isoform X1, with protein sequence MVLMNHLDRIMIMERTLQPMKHGYSLLGKVSVPVRVRYLYEKMAGTEDEVEKASRSNDWEVVSLTASTYAAAPGPVVVELKDDDKEDAYEPNETETSNALFMSGHFAFPPSRHENLPLEPDYGEIQNESGDKDNASEETREEVTRPSGKEEENLTLAGLDVSKEFEGMQYYDEKIHELSVHGKQFEEGATLPDFGLTVKEESMYHPAKYTSFPSETDIGTVRAYGESIVESETTESAEQETNMSPDDLSLSKNSSQDDKQNPSDLPCGAWWKRRAASIYAHAKEANTFWSVFIAATVMGLVMLGQRWQREKALHLKWQISITDEAKSRALSPMIRLKDVIVGGGHRRGSFIRESSSAEG
- the LOC127127075 gene encoding ATG8-interacting protein 2 isoform X3; translated protein: MAGTEDEVEKASRSNDWEVVSLTASTYAAAPGPVVVELKDDDKEDAYEPNETETSNALFMSGHFAFPPSRHENLPLEPDYGEIQNESGDKDNASEETREEVTRPSGKEEENLTLAGLDVSKEFEGMQYYDEKIHELSVHGKQFEEGATLPDFGLTVKEESMYHPAKYTSFPSETDIGTVRAYGESIVESETTESAEQETNMSPDDLSLSKNSSQDDKQNPSDLPCGAWWKRRAASIYAHAKEANTFWSVFIAATVMGLVMLGQRWQREKALHLKWQISITDEAKSRALSPMIRLKDVIVGGGHRRGSFIRESSSAEG